In Cynocephalus volans isolate mCynVol1 chromosome 3, mCynVol1.pri, whole genome shotgun sequence, one DNA window encodes the following:
- the BCL2L12 gene encoding bcl-2-like protein 12 isoform X2, with amino-acid sequence MAGSQELGLREDTLKVLAAFLRRGEATGSPVPNSPRSPAQEEPTDILSRLRRCLPCPLGQGAVPPESPRPCSLPIRHCYGSEPGPATPDFYALVAQRLELLVQEQLKTPPSPELQGPPPTEKEALLRRLVALLEEEAEVINQKVASDPTLHRKLARLSAGSFARLVELFSSRAGNSRPSLVRLSMPCPGPPPPSPEPLARLALAMELSRRVSRLGGTLAGLSVEHVHSFAPWIQAHGGWEGILAVSPVDLNLPLD; translated from the exons ATGGCAGGCTCGCAAGAGCTGGGGCTCCGGGAAGACACGCTGAAGGTCCTAGCTGCCTTCCTTAGGCGGGGCGAGGCTACCGGGTCTCCTGTTCCAAACTCACCCAG GAGCCCTGCCCAGGAGGAGCCAACAGACATCCTGAGCCGCCTTCGAAGATGTCTTCCCTGCCCCCTGGGGCAAGGAGCAGTTCCCCCTGAGTCCCCTCGGCCTTGCTCCCTGCCTATCCGCCACTGCTATGGTTCAGAGCCTG GCCCAGCTACTCCAGATTTCTATGCTCTGGTGGCCCAGCGGCTGGAACTGCTGGTCCAAGAGCAACTGAAGACTCCACCTAGCCCAG AGTTACAAGGTCCCCCACCCACAGAGAAGGAAGCCCTACTGCGGAGGCTGGTGGCCTtgctggaggaggaggcagaagtCATCAACCAGAAG GTGGCCTCGGATCCCACCCTGCATCGAAAGCTGGCCCGCCTGTCCGCAGGCTCTTTCGCTCGCCTGGTGGAGCTGTTCTCCAGTCGGGCAGGCAACTCTCGCCCAAGCCTTGTACGCCTTTCAATGCCGTGCCCTGGGCCCCCGCCGCCTTCCCCAGAGCCCCTGGCCCGCCTAGCCCTGGCTATGGAGCTGAGCCGGCGCGTGTCCAGGCTGGGGGGCACCCTGGCCGGACTCAGTGTGGAGCACGTGCACAGCTTCGCGCCCTGGATCCAGGCCCACGGGGGCTGG GAAGGCATCCTGGCTGTTTCACCCGTGGACTTGAACTTACCTTTGGACTGA
- the IRF3 gene encoding interferon regulatory factor 3, with amino-acid sequence MGTPKPRILPWLVAQLDLGQLEGVAWVNESRTRFRIPWKHGLRQDAQQEDFGIFQAWAEASGAYTPGKDKPDLPTWKRNFRSALNRKEVLRLAEDRSKDPHDPHKIYEFVTSGVGDFPQPDTSPDTNGGGSTSDTQEDILEELLGDMILAPLPDGRPSGLAVALEHYPQSPSLDKPPSCPNLEPHENPLRQLFVPEEEWEFEVTAFYRGRQVFQQTVFCPEGLRLVGPDAGDRMLPGQPITLPDPGVSLTDKGVTGYVRRVLSCLGGGLALGRTGQWLWAQRLGHCHTYWAVGEELLPDSMHGPDGEVLKDKEGGVFDLGPFVADLIAFIEGSRRSPRYTLWFCVGEPWPQGQPWTKRLLMVKVVPTCLRALSDMARVGGASSLENTVDLHISNSHPLSLTSDQYKAYLQDLLEDMDFQVTGEA; translated from the exons ATGGGAACCCCAAAGCCGAGGATCCTTccctggctggtagctcagctggacCTGGGGCAGTTGGAGGGTGTGGCCTGGGTGAACGAGAGCCGCACGCGCTTCCGCATCCCTTGGAAGCACGGCCTGAGGCAGGATGCGCAGCAGGAGGACTTCGGCATCTTCCAG GCCTGGGCCGAAGCCAGCGGAGCCTACACTCCTGGGAAGGATAAGCCCGACCTGCCAACCTGGAAGAGGAATTTCCGGTCTGCCCTGAACCGAAAGGAAGTATTGCGTTTAGCCGAGGACCGGAGCAAGGACCCTCACGACCCGCATAAGATTTACGAGTTTGTGACCTCAG GAGTTGGAGACTTTCCCCAGCCGGATACCTCTCCAGACACCAATGGCGGAGGCAGTACCTCTGATACCCAA GAAGACATTCTGGAGGAGTTACTGGGTGACATGATCTTGGCCCCACTCCCAGATGGGAGGCCCTCAGGCCTGGCTGTGGCCCTTGAGCATTACCCTCAGAGTCCCAGCTTGGACAAGCCTCCTTCCTGCCCAAACCTGGAACCCCATGAAAACCCACTGAGGCAGCTCTTCGTGCCCGAGGAAG AGTGGGAGTTCGAGGTGACCGCCTTCTACCGAGGCCGCCAAGTCTTCCAGCAGACCGTCTTCTGCCCAGAGGGTCTGCGGCTGGTGGGGCCAGACGCAGGGGACAGGATGCTGCCTGGACAGCCAATAACACTGCCAGACCCTGGGGTGTCCCTGACAGACAAGGGAGTGACAGGCTACGTGAGGCGTGTGCTGAGCTGCCTGGGGGGGGGACTGGCTCTGGGGCGGACAGGGCAGTGGCTCTGGGCCCAGCGGCTGGGGCACTGCCACACGTACTGGGCTGTGGGCGAGGAGCTGCTCCCTGACAGCATGCATGGGCCCGATGGTGAGGTCCTCAAGGACAAAGAAGGAGGTGTGTTCGACCTGGGACCCTTTGTGGCAG ATCTGATTGCCTTCATCGAAGGAAGCAGACGCTCACCACGTTATACCCTCTGGTTCTGCGTGGGGGAACCATGGCCCCAGGGCCAGCCGTGGACCAAGAGGCTCCTGATGGTCAAG GTTGTTCCCACGTGCCTCAGGGCCCTGTCAGACATGGCCCGGGTAGGGGGTGCCTCCTCCCTGGAGAACACCGTGGACCTGCACATTTCCAACAGCCACCCACTTTCCCTTACCTCTGACCAGTATAAGGCCTACCTACAGGACCTGCTCGAGGACATGGATTTCCAGGTCACTGGGGAGGCCTGA
- the RRAS gene encoding ras-related protein R-Ras has translation MSSGAASGTGRGRPRGGGPGPREPPPSETHKLVVVGGGGVGKSALTIQFIQSYFVSDYDPTIEDSYTKICTVDGIPARLDILDTAGQEEFGAMREQYMRAGHGFLLVFAINDRQSFNEVGKLFTQILRVKDRDDFPIVLVGNKADLEIQRQVPRSEASTFSASHHVAYFEASAKLRLNVDEAFEQLVRAVRKYQEQELPPSPPSAPRKKGRGCPCVLL, from the exons ATGAGCAGCGGGGCGGCGTCCGGGACAGGGCGGGGGCGGCCCCGGGGCGGGGGGCCGGGGCCCAGGGAGCCCCCGCCCAGCGAGACACACAAGCTGGTGGTCGTGGGCGGCGGCGGCGTGGGCAAGAGCGCGCTGACCATCCAGTTCATCCAG TCCTACTTCGTGTCGGACTATGACCCCACCATCGAGGACTCCTACACAAAGATCTGCACCGTGGATGGCATCCCGGCTCGGCTGGACA TCCTGGATACTGCAGGCCAGGAGGAATTCGGAGCCATGCGGGAGCAGTACATGCGTGCTGGCCACGGCTTCCTGCTTGTGTTTGCCATTAACGACCGGCAGAG TTTCAATGAGGTGGGCAAGCTCTTCACGCAGATCCTCCGAGTCAAGGACCGAGATGACTTTCCCATCGTGCTGGTTGGGAACAAGGCAGATCTGGAGATACAGCGCCAG GTGCCCCGATCTGAAGCATCCACCTTCAGCGCCTCCCACCATGTGGCCTACTTCGAGGCCTCGGCCAAACTGCGTCTCAATGTGGATGAGGCTTTTGAGCAGCTGGTGCGGGCCGTCAG GAAATACCAGGAACAAGAGCTCCCACCCAGCCCTCCCAGCGCCCCCAGAAAGAAGGGCAGGGGCTGCCCTTGCGTCCTCCTGTAG
- the BCL2L12 gene encoding bcl-2-like protein 12 isoform X1: MLELHLPTQESGPSDSSSPKDPGGASMAGSQELGLREDTLKVLAAFLRRGEATGSPVPNSPRSPAQEEPTDILSRLRRCLPCPLGQGAVPPESPRPCSLPIRHCYGSEPGPATPDFYALVAQRLELLVQEQLKTPPSPELQGPPPTEKEALLRRLVALLEEEAEVINQKVASDPTLHRKLARLSAGSFARLVELFSSRAGNSRPSLVRLSMPCPGPPPPSPEPLARLALAMELSRRVSRLGGTLAGLSVEHVHSFAPWIQAHGGWEGILAVSPVDLNLPLD; this comes from the exons ATGTTGGAACTACATCTCCCA aCTCAAGAGTCTGGGCCCTCAGATTCCAGCTCTCCAAAGGATCCAGGAG GTGCCTCCATGGCAGGCTCGCAAGAGCTGGGGCTCCGGGAAGACACGCTGAAGGTCCTAGCTGCCTTCCTTAGGCGGGGCGAGGCTACCGGGTCTCCTGTTCCAAACTCACCCAG GAGCCCTGCCCAGGAGGAGCCAACAGACATCCTGAGCCGCCTTCGAAGATGTCTTCCCTGCCCCCTGGGGCAAGGAGCAGTTCCCCCTGAGTCCCCTCGGCCTTGCTCCCTGCCTATCCGCCACTGCTATGGTTCAGAGCCTG GCCCAGCTACTCCAGATTTCTATGCTCTGGTGGCCCAGCGGCTGGAACTGCTGGTCCAAGAGCAACTGAAGACTCCACCTAGCCCAG AGTTACAAGGTCCCCCACCCACAGAGAAGGAAGCCCTACTGCGGAGGCTGGTGGCCTtgctggaggaggaggcagaagtCATCAACCAGAAG GTGGCCTCGGATCCCACCCTGCATCGAAAGCTGGCCCGCCTGTCCGCAGGCTCTTTCGCTCGCCTGGTGGAGCTGTTCTCCAGTCGGGCAGGCAACTCTCGCCCAAGCCTTGTACGCCTTTCAATGCCGTGCCCTGGGCCCCCGCCGCCTTCCCCAGAGCCCCTGGCCCGCCTAGCCCTGGCTATGGAGCTGAGCCGGCGCGTGTCCAGGCTGGGGGGCACCCTGGCCGGACTCAGTGTGGAGCACGTGCACAGCTTCGCGCCCTGGATCCAGGCCCACGGGGGCTGG GAAGGCATCCTGGCTGTTTCACCCGTGGACTTGAACTTACCTTTGGACTGA
- the BCL2L12 gene encoding bcl-2-like protein 12 isoform X3, translating into MLELHLPTQESGPSDSSSPKDPGGASMAGSQELGLREDTLKVLAAFLRRGEATGSPVPNSPRSPAQEEPTDILSRLRRCLPCPLGQGAVPPESPRPCSLPIRHCYGSEPGPATPDFYALVAQRLELLVQEQLKTPPSPELQGPPPTEKEALLRRLVALLEEEAEVINQKEGILAVSPVDLNLPLD; encoded by the exons ATGTTGGAACTACATCTCCCA aCTCAAGAGTCTGGGCCCTCAGATTCCAGCTCTCCAAAGGATCCAGGAG GTGCCTCCATGGCAGGCTCGCAAGAGCTGGGGCTCCGGGAAGACACGCTGAAGGTCCTAGCTGCCTTCCTTAGGCGGGGCGAGGCTACCGGGTCTCCTGTTCCAAACTCACCCAG GAGCCCTGCCCAGGAGGAGCCAACAGACATCCTGAGCCGCCTTCGAAGATGTCTTCCCTGCCCCCTGGGGCAAGGAGCAGTTCCCCCTGAGTCCCCTCGGCCTTGCTCCCTGCCTATCCGCCACTGCTATGGTTCAGAGCCTG GCCCAGCTACTCCAGATTTCTATGCTCTGGTGGCCCAGCGGCTGGAACTGCTGGTCCAAGAGCAACTGAAGACTCCACCTAGCCCAG AGTTACAAGGTCCCCCACCCACAGAGAAGGAAGCCCTACTGCGGAGGCTGGTGGCCTtgctggaggaggaggcagaagtCATCAACCAGAAG GAAGGCATCCTGGCTGTTTCACCCGTGGACTTGAACTTACCTTTGGACTGA
- the SCAF1 gene encoding splicing factor, arginine/serine-rich 19, whose amino-acid sequence MEEEDESRGKTEESGEDRGDGPSDRDPTLSPSAFILRAIQQAVGSSLQGDLPNDKDGSRCHGLRWRRCRSPRSETRSQESGGTDTATVLDMAADSFLAGLVGVLDPPDTWVPSRLDLRPGESEDVLELVAEVRIGDRDPIPLPVPSLLPRLRAWRTGKTVSPQSHSSRPTCARHLLTLGTGDGGPAPPPAPSSASSSPSPSPSSSSPSPPPPPPPPAPPAPPAPRFDIYDPFHPTDEAYSPPPAPEQKYDPFEPTGSNPSSSAGTPSPEEEEEEEEEEEEEEEGLSQSISRISETLAGIYDDNSLSQDFPGDESPCPDPQPPQPTPAPGTPPQADSTRADGATRRRVFVVGTEVEACREGKVSVEVVTAGGAALLPSLLPPADSEIEEGEIVQPEEEPRVALSVFRARATRPPPASSATPVAQPLPQPPAPRAPEGDDFLSLHAESDGEGALQVDLGEPTPVPPAAADTRWGGLDLRRKILTQRRERYRQRSPSPATAPATAAASAGPPTRKKSRRERKRSGGEAKEATSSSSGAQPAPPAPASPWDSKKHRSRDRKPGSHASSSARRRSRSRSARRRSHSTERRRGGSRRSRSREKRRRRRRSASPPPATSSSSSSRRERHRGKHRDGGGSKKKKKRSRSRGEKRSGDGGEKNPAPTQQLSGSTSSGGDRDSRRRGAVPPSIQDLTDHDLFAIKRTITVGRLDKSDPRGPSPAPTSSPKREVLYDSEGLSGEERGGKSSEKDRRRSGAASSSSREKGSRRKAPDGGDRDRDRDRDRDRDRSSKKARSSKETAPSSGPPPKPPVSSGSGSSSSSSSCSSRKVKLQSKVAVLIREGVSSTTPAKDAASASLGSIGVKFSRDRESRSPFLKPDERAPTEVAKAAPGSTKPKKTKVKAKAGAKKAKGTKGKTKPSKTKKKIRSGGSSGGSGGTVLLKKSKADSCSQAAGAKGTEETSWSGEERAAKAPTTPPLKAAPPPPALTPDSQTVDSSCKTPEVSFLPEETTEEAGVRGGAEEEEEEEEEEEEEEEEEEQQPATTTATSTAAAAPSTAPSTGSTAGDSGAEDGLAARVSQLPTLPPPMPWNLPAGVDCTTSGVLALTALLFKMEEANLASRAKAQELIQATNQILSHRKPPSSLGVTPAPVPTSLGLPPGPSSYLLPGSLPLGGCGSTPPTPTGLAATSDKREGSSSSEGRGDTDKYLKKLHTQERAVEEVKLAIKPYYQKKDITKEEYKDILRKAVHKICHSKSGEINPVKVSNLVRAYVQRYRYFRKHGRKPGDPPGPPRPPKEPGPPDKGGPGLPLPPL is encoded by the exons ATGGAGGAAGAAGATGAGTCTCGAGGGAAGACAGAGGAGTCGGGCGAGGATCGGGGTGATGGTCCTTCAGACAGAGACCCCACACTTTCTCCTTCTGCCTTTATCCTG cGGGCCATTCAGCAGGCAGTGGGAAGCTCCCTGCAGGGGGATCTGCCGAATGATAAAG ATGGCTCTCGGTGTCATGGCCTTCGATGGAGGCGCTGCCGGAGCCCACGGTCAGAGACCCGTTCCCAGGAATCAGGGGGGACTGACACAGCTACT GTGTTGGACATGGCTGCAGACAGCTTCCTCGCAGGGCTGGTGGGCGTCCTGGATCCCCCGGACACCTGGGTTCCCAGTCGCCTGGACCTGCGGCCTGGCGA AAGTGAGGACGTGCTGGAGCTGGTGGCCGAGGTCCGAATAGGGGACAGGGATCCCATCCCTCTGCCGGTGCCCAGCCTGCTGCCCCGACTCAGGGCCTGGCGGACAGGCAAAACAG TTTCTCCACAGTCTCACTCTTCTCGACCCACCTGTGCCCGCCACCTCCTCACCTTGGGCACAGGAGATGggggccctgccccaccccctgccccttcctccGCTTCCTCCtcaccttccccttctccctcctcatcctccccttcccctcctccacccccaccaccccctgcccccccagCCCCCCCAGCACCCCGATTCGACATCTATGACCCCTTTCACCCCACGGATGAGGCCTATTCCCCACCACCTGCTCCAGAGCAAAAGTACGACCCCTTTGAGCCCACTGGTTCCAACCCCAGCTCATCAGCGGGAACCCCATCacctgaggaggaagaggaagaggaggaagaggaggaggaggaggaggaaggcctGTCACAGAGCATCAGCCGCATCTCAGAGACCCTGGCAGGCATCTATGATGACAACAGCCTGAGCCAGGACTTCCCAGGTGATGAGAGCCCCTGCCCAGACCCTCAGCCCCCACAGCCGACTCCAGCTCCTGGAACACCGCCCCAGGCAGACTCCACACGGGCTGACGGAGCTACCCGGCGGCGCGTCTTTGTGGTGGGGACCGAGGTGGAGGCCTGTCGAGAAGGCAAGGTCTCGGTGGAGGTGGTGACGGCAGGCGGAGCTGCTCTCCTGCCGTCCCTGCTGCCACCTGCCGACTCAGAGATCGAGGAGGGCGAGATTGTCCAGCCGGAGGAGGAGCCCAGGGTGGCGCTTTCTGTTTTCCGGGCCCGGGCCACCCGACCTCCTCCTGCATCCTCGGCCACTCCTgtggcccagcccctgccccaacCTCCTGCTCCCCGGGCCCCCGAGGGGGACGACTTCTTGTCTCTGCACGCGGAGTCCGATGGGGAAGGGGCCCTGCAGGTGGACTTAGGGGAGCCGACCCCCGTGCCACCCGCTGCCGCTGACACGCGCTGGGGTGGCCTGGACCTCCGCCGCAAGATCCTGACTCAGCGGCGGGAGCGCTACCGCCAGCGCTCACCCTCCCCTGCCACGGCccctgctactgctgctgcctCCGCGGGCCCGCCCACCCGCAAGAAGTCCAGGCGGGAGCGCAAGCGGAGCGGCGGCGAGGCCAAGGAGGCCACCTCATCCTCGTCCGGTGCCCAACCAGCCCCGCCAGCTCCGGCTTCCCCCTGGGACTCCAAGAAACACCGCTCCCGGGACCGCAAGCCGGGCTCCCACGCTTCCTCGTCCGCCCGCCGCCGCTCCCGGTCCCGCTCTGCCCGCCGCCGCTCGCATAGCACTGAACGCCGTCGCGGGGGCAGTCGCAGGTCGCGATCCCGGGAGAAGCGACGGAGGCGGCGGCGCTCTGCCTCTCCGCCCCCGGCCACCTCCTCGTCGTCATCGTCCAGGCGTGAGCGGCACCGTGGCAAACACCGGGACGGTGGCGGcagcaagaagaagaagaagcggTCACGGTCCCGGGGAGAGAAGCGGTCTGGGGATGGAGGCGAGAAGAACCCTGCACCCACCCAGCAGCTCTCCGGCTCCACCTCCTCGGGAGGCGACAGAGACAGCCGCCGCCGCGGGGCTGTGCCGCCTTCCATCCAGGATCTCACGGACCACGATCTCTTCGCCATCAAGCGGACCATCACGGTGGGCCGGCTTGACAAGTCCGACCCCCGAGGACCCTCACCGGCCCCGACCTCTTCACCCAAACGTGAGGTCCTGTACGACTCGGAGGGACTGAGCGGTGAGGAGCGGGGTGGCAAGAGCAGTGAGAAGGACCGTCGCCGCTCTGGagctgcctcctcttcctcccggGAGAAGGGGTCTCGTCGGAAGGCGCCGGATGGGGGGGACCGGGATCGGGATAGGGACAGAGATAGGGACAGGGATAGGTCATCCAAGAAGGCTCGGTCCTCAAAGGAGACAGCACCTTCTTCAGGGCCCCCGCCAAAGCCACCAGTCAGCAGTGGCTCAGGCTCCTCGTCCTCATCGTCGTCCTGTTCCTCCCGTAAGGTGAAGTTGCAGTCCAAGGTGGCGGTGCTGATCCGAGAGGGTGTCAGCAGCACCACCCCCGCCAAGGATGCTGCATCTGCTAGCCTGGGCTCCATCGGCGTCAAATTCAGCCGGGACCGTGAGAGCCGCTCTCCTTTCCTCAAGCCTGATGAACGGGCCCCCACCGAAGTGGCCAAAGCAGCTCCAGGCAGCACCAAGCCCAAAAAGACCAAGGTCAAGGCCAAGGCTGGGGCCAAGAAAGCCAAGGGGACCAAGGGAAAGACCAAGCCATCTAAGACCAAGAAAAAGATCCGCAGTGGAGGAAGCAGCGGGGGCAGTGGTGGCACCGTGTTGCTGAAGAAGTCTAAGGCAGATAGCTGTAGCCAGGCAGCAGGAGCCAAGGGGACTGAAGAGACTTCCTGGTCCGGGGAGGAGCGGGCAGCCAAGGCCCCTACCACCCCACCCCTCAAGGCAGCCCCTCCACCCCCTGCACTCACTCCGGACTCGCAGACTGTGGACAGCAGCTGCAAGACCCCTGAAGTCTCCTTCCTGCCTGAGGAGACCACTGAGGAGGCTGGGGTCCGAGGTggggcagaagaggaggaggaagaagaggaagaggaggaggaggaagaggaggaggaggagcagcagcctgccaccaccacagccaccagcaCAGCTGCAGCTGCCCCAAGCACTGCCCCAAGTACAGGGTCTACAGCTGGCGACTCAGGGGCAGAGGATGGGCTGGCTGCCCGTGTTTCCCAGCTGCCCACGCTGCCCCCACCCATGCCCTGGAACCTGCCAGCTGGTGTGGACTGCACCACCAGTGGCGTCCTAGCCT TGACTGCACTTCTCTTCAAGATGGAAGAAGCCAACCTGGCGAGCCGAGCAAAGGCTCAGGAGCTGATCCAAGCCACCAACCAG ATCCTCAGCCACAGGAAGCCGCCCTCAAGTCTGGGGGTAACCCCAGCTCCTGTGCCCACCTCTCTGGGTCTGCCCCCTGGCCCCTCTAGCTACCTGCTCCCTGGCAGCCTCCCCCTGGGGGGCTGCGGCTCTACCCCTCCTACCCCAACTGGGCTGGCCGCCACATCTGACAAGAGAGAGGGCAGTAGCAGCTCCGAGGGACGTGGGGACACAGACAAG TATCTGAAGAAGCTGCACACGCAGGAGCGGGCAGTGGAGGAGGTGAAGCTGGCCATCAAGCCGTACTATCAGAAGAAAGACATCACCAAGGAAGAGTACAAGGACATCTTGAGGAAGGCCGTCCACAAG ATCTGCCACAGCAAAAGCGGGGAGATCAACCCGGTGAAGGTGAGCAACCTGGTGCGGGCCTACGTCCAGCGCTATCGCTACTTTCGCAAGCATGGCCGTAAGCCGGGGGACCCCCCAGGTCCCCCACGGCCACCCAAGGAGCCAGGGCCCCCCGACAAGGGTGGTCCGggcctgcccctgccccctctcTGA